One stretch of Equus przewalskii isolate Varuska chromosome 9, EquPr2, whole genome shotgun sequence DNA includes these proteins:
- the LOC103550909 gene encoding zinc finger protein 229 isoform X5, producing the protein MLENFWNLLSVGQPPFKPGKISHLEQDRETWVTEREAPRGAHPGDRNAKDLENIQEKELTSLPYRELLCWKIWEQAADELTGSQDRRVNLQGRGFRFLEDASLCQGWEGPPTRDSQIENMVGGVKGEGPIDLENEEFPSCKAVRLVSLQESWMKAFASEPWNVHERCKKLNMEDAKCKRDGDGYGFSWISRCHGDHRVPAREKPCNCDKCRTDCVKKSILPHPHLGENGFKRNECGSGFRDKSDLPTHPRVPLKEKLSKYREFAQGFWQTAHLERHQRTPPGEKSFQSHECVRGLRQNTHGHSHPRPHAGEMPYRCDVCGRAFRYRSVLLIHQGVHTGTKPYKCEECGKAFGRSSNLLIHQRVHTREKPYQCSECGKGFSYSSVLQVRQQLHTGEKPYTCGECGKGFYAKSALHKHRHVPPGERPYSCVNCGKGFTCSSHLSSRQKTHAGEKPYPCDKCDKGFSHSSYLQAHWRVHMGQHLYECAACGKSFSYSSGLLTHQRLHTGEKPYKCECRKGFGWSSDLHIHQRVHTGEKPYKCVECGKGFRRNSDLHSHQRVHMGERPYICDVCGKGFIYSSDLLIHQRVHTREKPYKCAECGKGFSYSSGLLIHQRVHTGEKPYRCKECGKGFRCTSSLHKHQRVHTGKKPYACEQCGKGFSYGSNLRTHQRLHTGEKPYTCYECGKGFQYGSGLLSHKRVHTREKPYRCDVCGKGYSQNSYLQGHQRVHTGEKPYQCLECGKGFSYSSGLRNHQRAHLSKKPCK; encoded by the exons atgctggagaacttcTGGAACCTGCTCTCTGTGG GGCAACCACCTTTCAAACCTGGTAAGATATCCCATTTGGAACAAGACAGAGAGACCTGGGTGACCGAGAGAGAAGCTCCAAGAGGTGCACATCCAG GAGACAGGAATGCAAAGGATTTGGAGAATATTCAAGAAAAGGAATTAACATCCCTTCCCTACAGAGAGCTCCTCTGCTGGAAAATCTGGGAGCAGGCGGCTGATGAATTAACTGGGAGTCAAGACCGTAGAGTGAACCTTCAAGGGAGAGGTTTCCGGTTCTTGGAAGATGCTTCTCTCTGTCAAGGCTGGGAAGGACCCCCTACCCGAGATTCCCAGATTGAAAATATGGTGGGTGGTGTTAAAGGGGAGGGGCCCATCGATTTAGAAAATGAAGAGTTTCCGTCCTGCAAAGCAGTAAGACTGGTCTCCCTTCAAGAATCTTGGATGAAAGCCTTTGCGAGTGAGCCATGGAATGTTCATGAAAGATGTAAAAAACTCAACATGGAAGATGCCAAATGTAAACGTGACGGGGATGGTTATGGCTTCAGCTGGATATCACGTTGTCATGGTGACCACAGAGTACCTGCAAGAGAGAAACCGTGTAATTGCGATAAATGCCGAACAGACTGTGTGAAAAAGTCAATACTTCCTCACCCTCACCTTGGAGAGAAtggctttaaaagaaatgaatgtgGAAGTGGCTTCAGGGACAAGTCAGACCTTCCCACTCACCCCAGAGTGCCCTTGAAAGAGAAACTCTCTAAGTATCGTGAGTTTGCTCAGGGTTTCTGGCAGACTGCCCATCTCGAGAGACATCAAAGAACTCCTCCAGGAGAGAAATCCTTTCAGAGTCACGAGTGTGTTCGGGGATTGAGGCAGAACACACATGGTCACAGCCATCCCCGGCCCCACGCGGGGGAGATGCCCTACAGATGCGACGTGTGTGGGAGGGCCTTCAGGTATAGATCCGTTCTTCTCATTCATCAGGGAGTGCACACGGGAACGAAACCCTACAAATGTGAGGAGTGTGGGAAGGCTTTTGGTCGAAGCTCCAACCTCCTCATCCATCAGAGGGTCCACACCAGAGAGAAGCCGTACCAATGCAGCGAGTGTGGGAAAGGCTTCAGCTACAGCTCGGTGCTGCAGGTGCGCCAGCAGCTGCACACGGGGGAGAAGCCCTACACGTGCGGCGAGTGCGGCAAAGGTTTCTACGCCAAGTCTGCACTCCACAAGCATCGGCACGTCCCCCCGGGGGAGAGGCCCTACAGCTGCGTCAACTGCGGGAAGGGCTTCACTTGCAGCTCTCACCTCAGCAGCCGTCAGAAGACGCATGCCGGGGAGAAACCCTACCCATGTGACAAGTGCGACAAAGGTTTCAGTCACAGCTCGTACCTGCAGGCTCACTGGAGAGTCCACATGGGGCAGCATCTCTACGAATGTGCCGCATGCGGTAAGAGTTTCAGTTACAGCTCAGGGCTGCTCACGCATCAGAGGCTGCACACGGGAGAGAAACCCTACAAATGCGAGTGCAGGAAGGGCTTCGGCTGGAGCTCCGACCTCCACATCCACCAGAGGGTCCACAcgggagagaaaccctataaatgcgTCGAGTGTGGGAAGGGCTTCCGGCGGAACTCAGACCTTCACAGTCACCAGAGGGTCCACATGGGAGAGAGGCCCTACATCTGCGACGTGTGCGGGAAGGGCTTTATTTACAGCTCCGACCTCCTCATCCATCAGAGGGTCCACACCAgagagaaaccttataaatgtGCCGAGTGTGGCAAAGGCTTCAGCTACAGTTCCGGGCTTCTCATCCATCAGAGGGTGCACACAGGCGAGAAACCCTACAGATGCAAAGAGTGTGGGAAGGGTTTCAGGTGCACCTCAAGTCTTCACAAGCATCAGCGAGTCCACACGGGCAAGAAGCCCTACGCGTGTGAGCAGTGCGGCAAGGGGTTCAGCTATGGCTCCAATCTGCGCACCCACCAGAGACTGcacacaggggagaaaccctaCACGTGTTACGAGTGTGGAAAGGGCTTCCAATACGGCTCGGGGCTCCTGAGTCATAAGAGAGTGCACACCAGAGAGAAGCCGTATAGGTGTGACGTGTGTGGGAAGGGCTACAGTCAGAACTCCTACCTTCAAGGTCATCAGAGGGTCCACACTGGCGAGAAGCCCTACCAGTGTTTGGAGTGTGGGAAAGGCTTCAGTTATAGCTCAGGGCTGCGGAATCATCAGAGGGCGCATTTAAGCAAGAAACCTTGTAAATAA
- the ZNF180 gene encoding zinc finger protein 180: MEEQDEKPPGSLRACAQDSLLPQEIIIKVEGEDAASLAIPSQEGVNFKIVTVGFTQEDEGILNPAPKTLDRDVILENHRDLVSWDLAAALGRRESTSEQNTLDDEPSQGVKIEELTRDDPWLSSCGEVQDYKDQLEKQQEKQERLLKEGAFTQRKAVSHERVCKGDELEKGGLNSSLLPPQMIPVRNHFHKHASHVNRLRHNCLVNSHQMVDDSEKLLENNGCGKPQSIHLIQFTRTQQEDKSYGLSDSIQSFSLGTPLNIREKIGARGKAFDFKERGHVLKHSLSHNEQQRISVQESQCKFSKTSQSSSLAQNVRNHSEEKPFECNQCGKSFSWSSHLIAHQRTHTGEKPYECNECGKSFSRSSHLVSHQRTHTGEKPYRCNQCGKSFSQSYVLVVHQRTHTGEKPYECSQCGKSFRQSYKLIAHQRTHTGEKPYECNQCGKSFIQSYKLIAHQRIHTGEKPYECHQCGKSFSQSYKLVAHQRTHTGEKPFECNQCGKSFSWSSQLVAHQRTHTGEKPYECSECGKSFNRSSHLVMHQRTHTGEKPYECNQCGKSFSQSYVLVVHQRTHTGEKPYECGQCGKSFRQSSCLTQHQRTHTGEKPYECNQCGKTFSLSARLIVHQRTHTGEKPFTCGHCGKAFINSSKLIRHQATHTEERPYECS; this comes from the exons GACTCCCTCCTTCCTCAAGAGATTATCATCAAGGTCGAGGGAGAAGATGCTGCGTCGCTGGCCATCCCATCCCAG GAAGGCGTGAACTTCAAGATTGTGACTGTGGGCTTCACGCAGGAGGACGAGGGCATTTTGAACCCTGCTCCGAAGACCCTGGACAGAGATGTGATCCTGGAGAACCACAGGGACCTGGTCTCTTGGG ACTTGGCAGCCGCGCTTGGAAGAAGAGAATCAACCTCAGAGCAGAACACGTTGGATGATGAGCCGTCCCAGGGAGTGAAGATAGAAGAGTTGACAAGAGATGATCCTTGGTTATCTTCCTGTGGAGAAGTTCAGGATTATAAGGACCAGTTGGAGAAACAACAGGAAAAACAGGAGAGACTTCTGAAGGAAGGGGCCTTCACTCAAAGGAAAGCTGTTTCTCATGAGAGGGTCTGCAAAGGTGATGAACTTGAGAAGGGGGGTCTGAATTCCAGTCTTCTTCCACCCCAGATGATACCCGTAAGAAACCATTTTCATAAACATGCTTCACATGTTAACAGGTTGCGTCATAATTGTCTCGTCAACAGTCATCAGATGGTTGATGACAGTGAGAAACTGCTTGAGAATAATGGATGCGGAAAACCTCAGAGCATTCACCTTATTCAGTTTACAAGAACTCAACAGGAAGATAAGTCCTATGGACTTAGTGACAGCATTCAGTCTTTTAGCCTTGGTACGCCCCTAAATATACGTGAGAAAATAGGTGCAAGAGGAAAAGCCTTTGATTTTAAGGAACGTGGGCACGTTTTGAAGCACAGCCTATCCCACAATGAACAACAGAGAATCTCTGTTCAAGAGAGTCAGTGCAAATTTAGTAAAACCTCCCAGAGTTCATCCCTTGCCCAAAACGTGAGAAATCATTCTGAagagaaaccctttgaatgtaaccaatgtgggaaatccttcagCTGGAGCTCTCATCTCATTGCCCATCAGAGGACtcacacaggggagaaaccctatgagtgtaacgaatgtgggaaatccttcagCCGGAGCTCTCACCTCGTTTCCCACCagagaactcatactggagagaaaccttatagATGTAATCAGTGTGGGAAATCCTTTAGCCAGAGCTATGTCCTTGTCGTGCATCAGCGAACCCATACTGGAGAGAAGCCTTACGAATGCAGTCAGTGTGGAAAGTCATTTAGGCAGAGCTACAAGCTTATCGCCCATCagagaactcatactggagagaagccctatgaatgcaATCAGTGTGGGAAATCCTTTATTCAGAGCTATAAACTTATTGcgcatcagagaattcatactggagaaaaaccctacGAGTGCCATCAGTGTGGAAAGTCCTTCAGTCAGAGTTATAAACTTGTCGCCCATCAGAGAACCCACACAGGAGAAAAGCCCTTCGAATGCAATCAGTGTGGGAAATCCTTCAGCTGGAGCTCTCAGCTGGTTGCCcatcaaagaactcacactggagagaagccctacgAATGTAGCGAGTGTGGGAAATCTTTCAACCGCAGTTCTCACCTCGTCATGCACCAGAGAACgcacactggagaaaaaccctacGAGTGTAATCAGTGTGGGAAGTCCTTCAGCCAGAGTTACGTTCTGGTCGTGCATCAGAggactcacactggagagaagccgtACGAGTGCGGTCAGTGTGGGAAATCCTTCAGGCAGAGCTCGTGCCTTACTCAGcatcagagaactcacactggagagaaaccctacgaGTGTAATCAGTGCGGGAAAACGTTCAGCTTGAGTGCTCGGCTCATTGTCCATCAAAggactcatactggagagaaacccttcACGTGTGGTCattgtgggaaagcttttattaaCAGCTCTAAACTTATTAGGCATCAGGCAACTCATACAGAAGAGAGACCCTATGAATGTAGCTAG